One stretch of Rattus norvegicus strain BN/NHsdMcwi chromosome 12, GRCr8, whole genome shotgun sequence DNA includes these proteins:
- the Pilrb1l4 gene encoding paired immunoglobulin-like type 2 receptor beta, with the protein MREGSLHSQLQGNLDKAANARKGINAFLTTRLPSLPGRNLAVAQTLLLLLLAACLHTGNSAGYQKMQDYGVDQPAVLNGFQGSSIEIPFSFYFPWELAKDPQMSIAWRWKNFHGEFIYKSTLSFIHEHFKDRLILNWTQGQTSGVHRILNLKENDQAIYFSKVCLQTTEGMKCWQSIPGTKLNITHALSTTMRTPSIITSADPTAGLEDIRGQRNPSLLNLGAMVGMVVAKVVVIIPLYGWMIFLWWKKRPAE; encoded by the exons atgAGAGAGGGCAGCCTACATAGCCAGCTTCAGGGAAACTTGGACAAGGCAGCCAATGCCAGGAAA GGCATCAATGCCTTCCTGACAACCCGGCTGCCCTCACTTCCTGGACGGAATCTGGCTGTGGCTCAGACTCTCCTTCTTTTGCTGTTGGCAGCATGTCTGCACACTG gGAACTCAGCAGGATATCAAAAAATGCAGGACTATGGTGTTGACCAACCAGCTGTCCTCAATGGATTCCAAGGCAGCTCCATTGAGATCCCCTTCTCATTCTACTTCCCCTGGGAGTTGGCCAAGGATCCACAGATGAGCATAGCCTGGAGATGGAAGAACTTCCATGGGGAATTCATCTACAAGTCCACTCTATCTTTCATTCATGAGCACTTCAAGGACCGGCTCATCCTAAACTGGACACAGGGTCAAACATCCGGAGTCCACAGAATCCTGAACTTGAAGGAGAATGACCAGGCCATATACTTCAGCAAAGTTTGTCTGCAAACAACAGAAGGCATGAAGTGTTGGCAGTCTATTCCTGGGACAAAACTCAATATTACACATG CTCTCAGTACTACCATGAGGACCCCCTCCATCATCACCTCTGCAGACCCCACAGCTGGCCTGGAGGACATAAGGGGCCAGAGGAATCCTTCACTGCTGAACCTGGGAGCCATGGTTGGGATGGTTGTGGCCAAAGTTGTAGTCATCATCCCCCTCTACGGATGGATGATCTTCCTGTGGTGGAAGAAAAG GCCAGCAGAGTAA